From the Aquirufa lenticrescens genome, the window GAAGTCCTTTTTTGATTTAGTTGAAATGATTGCCATAGAGGGAGAAATCTAATATGGTGCAAGATAATAAAATCATCATAGAATTGGATTCAAAATGCAGAAATTGTGCTGCGCAATAATTTCTTGCATTTTAATCCAATTCCATTCTTCATTTTCTTTCTTCTCTCTAATCTAAATTTTGCGTAACAAAAAAGGGGCTTCCGCCCCCATTTTGTTTACTGACCACTGACTACTGACCACTGGCTACTGTCTAGTACTTAAACACCTTATCACCCGCCATTACCTCTTGCGTTTTTTCGTCAAAAGTAACGCGTTGTCCCGTGCGGTAAGCTGCATTAGACATGATGGTTGCGATCGAGTGTTGGTAACCTGCTTCGATAGGAGCATTAGGCGTTTTGCGAGAACGAACACATTCCATCCAGTTTTTCACGTGGTTGAAAGTTAAGATATCTCCGCCTGTATCTGCATCCGTCGCTACTTTTGCTCCTTCGATTTTCATCGTTGGTAATAAGTTGGCTTGAAGGCCCATTGCTTTTGCTTCGCGCTCACGAAGACCTCCGTTAGGCGAGATGGTATTCGTGTCTAGGTTTAATTCGCCACCGTTAGAGTAGTAAATTTCTTTCGTTCCACCGGCTGCATTAGAGAAGCGAGAGGTGAATTGTACCTGGAATCCTTTGTTTCCTTTGCCATAGTCAAATACCACAGTCATGGTGTCCGCATTTACACGGCCATCATTCCATTGGTAAATTCCTCCATTTGCTACTACTGAGTTAGGGTGAGATAAACCAGAGAACCAGTGTACGGTGTCGATTTGGTGAGACATCCATTGTCCTGGAATTCCTGATGAATACGGCCAGAATAGGCGGTATTCTAAGTATTTACGAGGATCAAATTTATCTGCTGGGCGATTCATTAAGAAGCGTTTCCAGTCGATATCAGATTCTTTTAAGATGCTTGTTAATTCTGGGCGTCTCCAGCGACCTGGTTGATTAACGTTCCACATCAATTCTACCATTTTAATATCGCCAAACTTACCTGACTTGATGAATTCATCCGCTGCCCAGTAGTTTTCTCCTGAACGACGTTGAGAACCGATTTGAACGATTTTGCCAGAGTCTTTAACCGCTTTTAAAACCGCGCGGTTGTCTTCCATCGTTTCGGCTAATGGCTTTTCTGTGTAGGTATCGCAACCTGCTTTTACGGCTTCAATCGTATGCAATGCGTGCTGAAAGTCAGCTGTGGAGATGAATACGGCATCGATCCCTTTCGCAGAATACAATTCCTCATTGTTTCTGTAAGTTTGGATAGATCCGCCTAATTCTTTTTCTAAAAAGGCTTTTCCTTCATCTCTGCGGCGATTCCAAAGATCTGAAAGAGCGACCATTTCGAAGTTCATTCCTTTGGCCAAAGCCTTAAAAGGAGGAACGTGTGAGGCACGGTGACGATCAGAGAAACCTACGCAAGCCACGCGAACGCGGTCGTTTGCGCCAAGAATCTTGCTGTACGATTTTGGGCTAAAAGCTAAAGTACCTAGAGAAGCTAGGGCACCTTTGTGTAAAAATTCTCTTCTTTCCATAGGTTGGTTTATTTAATTTCTCTGATTTTGATGTTTTTATAGAAAACGGAATCCCCGTGCTCTTGGAAAAGGATTGGACCTGAATCTTGCGCACCAAAACCATCCCACACTTTATGCTTGCTATGTGCAACTAACACTTTGAAGATATTGCTCTTGCGTTCGTATTCCACTACTTTGAAACCATTAAGCCAATGTTGAACGATGTTGTTTGGGTACACAATGATGCGACCTTGGTTCCATTCTCCTATTTTCTTTTGGAAACGGCCATCGATTTTATTCGATGGAATGATGTCATATAAACTCGCTAAAGTACGGTTTCCAACTGTTCCTAACTTCGCATCTGGGTGTTTTGCATCGTCTAACACTTGGTATTCTAAGCCTATCGCTGACATGCCTGAATTATAAGATTCATTCACGAAATACTTCACACCTGAATTAGCACCTTCTGTTAGTTTAAAATCAAATGTTAATTCGAAAGCGGAGAACTTATCATTCGTTAAGATATCACCGCCATTTCCTGATTCTTTGCCACCAGAGCTATTCACGTGAAGCGTACCGTCTTCTACTGTCCAAACCGATGGAGGAGCCGTTGTCTTAAATGCTGAACGGAAGCCTGTTAAGTCTTTTCCGTTGAATAATAGACGGAAACCTTGTGAGTGCTCTAAAGGCGATACATTGTTTAAGGTATAATTCTCAACAACTACTCTATTGTCCAAAGGACGCGGTTGCATCTCTTTTCCCGTTTGGATACGGATATTTTTCCACATCACTTGCATGCCCGGTTTCATCTCTCCATAAATAGCGTGTACTTGGAAGGCGATAAATCCTTTCGCCGTCATATCATCTACTAAATAAGTCACAGGATAATCGTTAATCCACGTGCGGATCGTGCTTCCGATGGCCTCGATGCGGTAATGGTTCCAAACATCCCCTAATTTAAAGGCCTTCTTCGCCTCTGGTTTTAGTTCATTTTGAGCTAACCAACCACGGCGTGATTCGTCATAAATACCACCTGACCAGCCTCTAGTAGAGGGGTCGATTTCTGCTTGGTAACCGTGAACGCGGCCATTTTGGTATTCTGGAATAGATAAACTTCTGAATTGAACGCCAGAATTCATTTTGTTATCTACTTTGACATCGAATTCTAGGATAAAATCTCCATATTCTTGTTCGGTAGCCATAAAGGAATTAGGTGTGTTCGCTACAG encodes:
- a CDS encoding Gfo/Idh/MocA family protein gives rise to the protein MERREFLHKGALASLGTLAFSPKSYSKILGANDRVRVACVGFSDRHRASHVPPFKALAKGMNFEMVALSDLWNRRRDEGKAFLEKELGGSIQTYRNNEELYSAKGIDAVFISTADFQHALHTIEAVKAGCDTYTEKPLAETMEDNRAVLKAVKDSGKIVQIGSQRRSGENYWAADEFIKSGKFGDIKMVELMWNVNQPGRWRRPELTSILKESDIDWKRFLMNRPADKFDPRKYLEYRLFWPYSSGIPGQWMSHQIDTVHWFSGLSHPNSVVANGGIYQWNDGRVNADTMTVVFDYGKGNKGFQVQFTSRFSNAAGGTKEIYYSNGGELNLDTNTISPNGGLREREAKAMGLQANLLPTMKIEGAKVATDADTGGDILTFNHVKNWMECVRSRKTPNAPIEAGYQHSIATIMSNAAYRTGQRVTFDEKTQEVMAGDKVFKY
- a CDS encoding 3-keto-disaccharide hydrolase encodes the protein MKKLIIPFLSLFLAIGSFQAQAQKWTNLFDGKTFKGFKQLNGQAKYEVKDGVMVGTTVANTPNSFMATEQEYGDFILEFDVKVDNKMNSGVQFRSLSIPEYQNGRVHGYQAEIDPSTRGWSGGIYDESRRGWLAQNELKPEAKKAFKLGDVWNHYRIEAIGSTIRTWINDYPVTYLVDDMTAKGFIAFQVHAIYGEMKPGMQVMWKNIRIQTGKEMQPRPLDNRVVVENYTLNNVSPLEHSQGFRLLFNGKDLTGFRSAFKTTAPPSVWTVEDGTLHVNSSGGKESGNGGDILTNDKFSAFELTFDFKLTEGANSGVKYFVNESYNSGMSAIGLEYQVLDDAKHPDAKLGTVGNRTLASLYDIIPSNKIDGRFQKKIGEWNQGRIIVYPNNIVQHWLNGFKVVEYERKSNIFKVLVAHSKHKVWDGFGAQDSGPILFQEHGDSVFYKNIKIREIK